A window of Pseudomonadota bacterium contains these coding sequences:
- the tilS gene encoding tRNA lysidine(34) synthetase TilS, which produces MLKRQINHFLAQKIPDFPSAELLVAVSGGLDSMVLFNLMDVLAKEEILKFKIVHFNHHLRGRHSNADERFVARNCRQRALELIVGQGRGILEQRQQLGLSLEDAARRARYAFFDRCLKKQPKAWLLTAHTASDQAETVIMNLLRGSGLRGLKGIPAQRQRILRPLLTVSRDEVRKYARQHNISFVEDSSNVSLEFTRNRIRHQILPVLKREAGMNLDKRLSVMAAGLAAELSVIDAQVEAFINQWVTIDKDKNPVTINRRKLMCQHPGLLPHILEQCIHRAGNRKQLSRKTLLTLVKMAGNETGKTLAAFRLADNLIFEVHREHIIIRYAGTAVKTARGFSRDIPGTGCYPLPGHRGILQVHQADQTGKNECLHKSGSYDETIDADTISFPLVVRSWKPGDIFFPIGMRGSRKKVKNFFIDCKIPLEQKQNIPILCHNNRIIWVVGHRLDERFAIKPTTKTFLKVKYDAKQYH; this is translated from the coding sequence ATGCTGAAGCGGCAAATTAATCATTTTTTAGCGCAAAAAATTCCTGATTTTCCCTCGGCTGAATTGCTGGTTGCGGTATCGGGGGGCCTGGATTCCATGGTTTTGTTTAACCTGATGGATGTACTGGCAAAAGAAGAGATATTAAAATTCAAGATTGTACATTTCAATCATCATTTGCGGGGTCGGCATTCAAATGCTGATGAACGATTTGTTGCCCGAAATTGTCGCCAACGGGCTTTGGAGCTGATTGTCGGGCAGGGAAGAGGCATCCTTGAACAACGACAGCAATTGGGACTTTCCCTTGAAGATGCTGCCCGCCGTGCCCGTTATGCTTTTTTTGACCGCTGTTTAAAAAAACAGCCAAAAGCCTGGCTGTTAACCGCCCATACAGCATCAGACCAGGCAGAAACCGTGATCATGAATTTGTTAAGAGGCAGCGGCCTGCGGGGTTTAAAGGGAATTCCGGCTCAAAGGCAAAGGATATTGCGACCACTGCTAACGGTTTCCAGGGATGAGGTCCGGAAATATGCCCGACAGCATAACATTTCTTTTGTTGAAGACAGCAGCAACGTCTCGCTTGAATTTACCCGTAATCGGATCCGGCATCAGATTCTACCGGTTTTGAAGCGGGAAGCCGGCATGAACCTGGACAAACGTTTAAGTGTCATGGCTGCCGGTCTGGCCGCTGAGCTGTCAGTAATTGATGCCCAGGTTGAAGCCTTTATCAACCAGTGGGTTACGATTGATAAGGATAAAAATCCCGTTACCATAAATCGCCGGAAACTTATGTGTCAACACCCTGGCTTGCTGCCGCACATACTGGAACAATGTATCCACCGGGCAGGAAACCGTAAACAGCTGTCAAGGAAAACTCTTTTAACTTTGGTGAAGATGGCGGGGAATGAAACTGGAAAAACACTGGCAGCCTTTCGCCTGGCTGATAACCTGATTTTTGAAGTTCATCGAGAGCATATTATTATCAGATATGCAGGCACAGCGGTTAAAACCGCCCGGGGTTTTTCCCGAGATATTCCCGGAACCGGCTGTTATCCTTTACCTGGTCATCGCGGTATTTTGCAAGTTCACCAGGCTGATCAGACCGGAAAAAATGAATGTTTACATAAGTCCGGCAGCTATGATGAAACTATTGATGCCGATACAATTTCTTTTCCTCTGGTTGTCCGTTCATGGAAACCAGGTGATATCTTTTTCCCCATTGGTATGCGTGGCAGCCGGAAAAAAGTGAAAAATTTTTTTATCGATTGTAAAATACCTTTGGAGCAAAAACAGAACATACCAATTCTCTGCCATAATAACCGGATTATCTGGGTTGTCGGCCATCGGTTGGATGAACGTT
- a CDS encoding CvpA family protein has protein sequence MNSLDTVIIIIMLFSLLYGFFKGFFSEIIAIIGLVISIIVAGRYYHLLAPHILVFLRIEALAGFASFVLILFAGMLVFGLLRLVIKKTTVEMELGWADHLLGVLLGFIKGLLISSVIVLMILTIWGNEVKVISSSRLAPTITRISRITANLLPDKIKNSSLGKIMKDKN, from the coding sequence ATGAATTCACTCGATACAGTTATTATTATCATTATGTTGTTTTCTCTTTTATATGGGTTCTTCAAGGGATTCTTTTCCGAAATAATAGCCATCATCGGTTTAGTAATCAGCATTATTGTTGCCGGGCGATATTATCATCTTCTTGCCCCTCATATTCTGGTCTTTCTGCGGATTGAGGCACTGGCTGGTTTTGCCTCTTTTGTTCTCATTCTTTTTGCCGGCATGCTTGTCTTTGGTTTGTTACGTTTGGTTATAAAGAAAACTACGGTGGAAATGGAACTTGGCTGGGCAGACCATTTGCTGGGGGTATTGCTTGGATTTATCAAAGGCCTTTTGATTTCATCGGTTATCGTTTTAATGATTCTTACCATCTGGGGAAATGAGGTTAAAGTTATCAGTAGCTCAAGATTGGCACCAACAATAACCAGGATTTCCCGGATTACCGCCAATTTGCTGCCGGATAAAATAAAAAATTCATCGCTGGGTAAAATTATGAAAGACAAGAATTGA
- a CDS encoding metal-dependent hydrolase translates to MIRITYHGHACFSIETNGLNLLTDPFISENPLAAIKPESLNPDYILLSHGHPDHVGDVIEIAGRCDSIVIAPFELVQFCRRRRVNKTIAMNIGGSYNASSFSLKMTIAHHSSAYITDSEIIYTGSPCGYLITIQGKTIYFAGDTALFNDMSIIATNPIHLALLPIGDLFTMGLEDAGRAVEMLQPDLVVPMHYNTWEIINQDPEKFVASIADLGCRGVVLGIEECLMLS, encoded by the coding sequence ATGATTCGCATCACCTATCATGGACATGCCTGCTTTTCGATAGAAACCAATGGGTTGAATCTGCTTACTGATCCCTTTATCAGTGAGAATCCGTTGGCCGCAATCAAACCTGAATCTTTGAACCCCGACTATATTCTTTTAAGTCACGGACATCCTGATCATGTTGGTGATGTCATAGAGATAGCCGGACGTTGTGATTCCATAGTTATCGCCCCTTTTGAACTGGTGCAATTCTGCCGGCGACGGAGGGTGAATAAAACCATAGCAATGAATATCGGCGGCAGTTATAACGCATCTTCTTTTTCCTTAAAAATGACTATTGCCCATCACAGCTCGGCATATATTACTGATTCTGAGATCATTTATACCGGTAGTCCCTGTGGTTACCTGATAACCATTCAAGGTAAAACCATCTATTTTGCCGGTGATACTGCCTTGTTCAATGATATGTCAATTATTGCCACAAATCCTATACATCTTGCCTTACTTCCTATTGGCGACCTTTTCACCATGGGTTTGGAGGATGCCGGAAGGGCGGTGGAAATGCTACAGCCTGATCTGGTTGTCCCTATGCATTACAATACCTGGGAGATCATTAATCAGGACCCGGAAAAATTTGTTGCTTCAATTGCCGACCTGGGTTGCCGCGGGGTGGTTTTGGGAATTGAAGAGTGCTTGATGCTTTCTTAA
- a CDS encoding DUF523 domain-containing protein, giving the protein MMAEPVIISACLMGIDCRYDGQSKVAEPLLRLCQIHKIILLPVCPEQLGGLPTPRPPACFRGGDGKSIINGNAALYDLDGREVSRFFLAGAKQALKIARLSSSRHAIFQDRSPSCGVHKIYLGNELTPGNGITTALFRMSGMAVWTVDEFSRHCQKLIGKD; this is encoded by the coding sequence ATGATGGCGGAACCAGTCATAATCAGCGCCTGTCTGATGGGGATTGACTGTCGCTACGACGGTCAATCTAAAGTTGCAGAACCTTTACTCAGGCTTTGCCAGATACACAAGATTATTTTGCTGCCGGTTTGCCCAGAACAGCTGGGTGGTTTACCAACCCCCCGACCGCCGGCATGCTTTCGTGGCGGTGATGGAAAATCTATTATCAACGGTAATGCGGCTCTTTATGACCTTGATGGCCGGGAAGTCAGCCGGTTTTTTTTAGCCGGCGCCAAACAGGCTTTGAAAATCGCCCGGCTGAGCAGCAGTCGACATGCGATTTTCCAGGATAGAAGTCCATCCTGCGGAGTACATAAAATTTATCTGGGCAATGAACTTACTCCCGGCAATGGGATCACAACGGCATTATTCAGAATGAGTGGTATGGCAGTTTGGACTGTTGATGAATTCAGCCGTCATTGTCAGAAGCTTATTGGGAAGGATTAA
- a CDS encoding LD-carboxypeptidase: MQTNYSENIDHKQLKIPGAVHPGDAVGIIAPASPVKNDFLLKGLHYLQRIGYKVVLSTNLGCRTHHVAGSSQARLDDFHRIFVNPDIKAVFAARGGYGSAHLLSKLDYSLLARNPKLLVGYSDITTLQLAIWHKIRMHSISGPMVAVEMARPDSINEPLFKNILSGTLPEVNKLMSAYLDDGNISFLRRNNVVRGRLLGGTLSVISSMIGTPFFPDFSGAILIIEEHGERIYQLDRYLTQLRLAGVFDQISMVIIGKLILPDQRENPLLQKFINDFFADDSFPVVSNFRYGHCPQSFIFPQGVEIEFNLSDRQISVLKKWAA, encoded by the coding sequence ATGCAGACTAATTATTCTGAAAATATCGACCATAAACAATTAAAAATACCAGGCGCTGTTCATCCTGGTGATGCGGTCGGAATTATTGCTCCGGCAAGTCCCGTAAAAAATGATTTTTTGCTGAAAGGTCTGCATTACCTGCAGCGAATTGGATATAAGGTGGTTCTATCAACCAATCTTGGTTGTCGTACACATCATGTAGCTGGTTCTTCCCAGGCACGCCTTGATGATTTTCACCGGATATTCGTCAATCCTGATATCAAGGCAGTATTTGCTGCCCGGGGTGGGTATGGAAGTGCGCACCTGCTAAGCAAACTGGATTATTCTCTGTTGGCCCGCAATCCAAAACTACTGGTAGGATATAGTGATATTACCACCCTGCAACTGGCGATTTGGCATAAAATTCGAATGCACAGCATCTCAGGCCCCATGGTCGCCGTGGAAATGGCTCGCCCGGACTCAATTAATGAGCCATTATTCAAAAACATTTTATCCGGCACATTACCCGAAGTCAATAAGCTGATGTCTGCCTATCTTGATGATGGAAATATTAGTTTTTTGCGGCGAAATAATGTTGTTCGGGGACGCTTGCTGGGTGGTACCCTGAGTGTTATTTCATCAATGATCGGGACCCCGTTTTTTCCTGATTTCAGCGGCGCTATTCTGATCATCGAGGAACACGGTGAACGGATATACCAACTGGACCGTTACCTGACTCAACTGAGACTGGCCGGTGTTTTTGATCAGATTTCCATGGTTATTATCGGCAAACTTATTTTACCTGACCAGCGGGAAAACCCCTTGTTGCAAAAATTTATCAATGATTTTTTTGCCGATGATTCATTTCCGGTAGTTTCAAATTTTCGTTATGGTCATTGTCCGCAAAGCTTTATTTTTCCCCAGGGGGTTGAAATAGAATTCAATCTGTCTGACCGGCAAATTTCCGTACTCAAGAAATGGGCAGCCTGA
- a CDS encoding tetratricopeptide repeat protein: MAPSPGFFKKFKDLFSAKKKTDSAAATAIDVYRQQLAENSKNFRIRIKLAELLLTTGEKEEAIAEYCTAARLYLDHGFSPMAIAVYKKIIKIDYEHLDANLQLAKIYQRENLFADAITYYQQVFELYQQDDQPNEALGILEKILEIAPDKEKFRRMMHRLFPEFQEAEKSIYSDIIVAEKAEKNDNLDVNAAEEESFFDLSAELSAELNTLNGNLDQGISDIENEEDIGVEQIFQTLKKTFAEEGDKTPEDDINQQKFHYNMALAYSELGMTEQALEESNAALQFASFRVPTLLLRGRIFRETGDLQESLSQFQQGIRERGLRRQDFLSFKYELGLTFKQMDDPMRALDSFREAYSIDPEFENIAEEISSLEEGIEIL; encoded by the coding sequence TTGGCACCATCACCAGGATTTTTTAAAAAATTTAAAGATCTGTTTTCTGCGAAGAAAAAAACAGATTCCGCGGCTGCTACAGCCATTGATGTCTACCGTCAACAACTGGCAGAAAATTCGAAAAATTTTCGCATTCGCATTAAACTGGCTGAGCTTTTATTGACGACCGGAGAAAAAGAAGAAGCTATTGCTGAATATTGTACGGCAGCCAGGCTTTATCTCGACCATGGCTTTTCTCCGATGGCGATTGCGGTCTATAAAAAAATTATCAAGATAGATTACGAGCACTTGGATGCCAATCTGCAACTTGCCAAGATATATCAACGGGAAAACCTTTTTGCTGATGCCATAACCTATTATCAGCAGGTTTTTGAACTTTATCAGCAGGATGATCAACCCAACGAAGCCCTTGGAATTCTTGAAAAAATCCTTGAGATTGCTCCTGACAAGGAAAAATTTCGGCGGATGATGCACCGGCTTTTTCCGGAGTTCCAGGAAGCTGAAAAAAGCATTTACTCGGATATCATAGTTGCAGAAAAAGCTGAAAAGAATGATAACCTGGATGTAAACGCTGCTGAAGAAGAAAGCTTTTTCGATCTCAGTGCCGAGTTGTCAGCTGAATTGAACACTTTAAATGGTAATCTTGACCAGGGAATTTCTGATATTGAGAATGAAGAGGATATAGGTGTCGAACAAATCTTCCAAACTTTGAAAAAAACTTTTGCCGAAGAAGGTGATAAAACCCCGGAGGATGATATAAATCAACAGAAGTTCCACTATAACATGGCCCTGGCTTACAGTGAACTGGGGATGACCGAACAGGCCCTGGAGGAAAGTAATGCCGCCCTTCAATTTGCCAGTTTCAGGGTGCCCACCCTGTTACTGCGTGGCAGAATTTTCAGAGAGACAGGAGATCTGCAGGAGTCATTATCTCAATTTCAACAGGGAATAAGGGAACGTGGTTTACGGCGTCAGGATTTTCTTTCTTTCAAATATGAACTTGGCTTAACTTTCAAACAGATGGATGATCCCATGCGGGCGTTGGACTCTTTCCGGGAAGCTTATTCCATTGATCCTGAATTTGAAAACATAGCAGAGGAAATATCGTCACTGGAAGAAGGAATTGAAATATTATAA